The Solenopsis invicta isolate M01_SB chromosome 12, UNIL_Sinv_3.0, whole genome shotgun sequence DNA window TTGAACCTCGACAATGGCACGAATCAGACTTacctataaatataatcaatgtaaacATTATTCGCATAGAATGTAACCTGACCGCTGGTGCGTATAGCAACGACAAGTGCGTGCATACGATACATGAATTTTCACCGAGTGTTCCTCCCGGGTATAAAATCTCGGAAACGCCTgcacagatcatttaccttccgaTCGTCGTACGGAGCATTACTGACTTGACTATTCGCATTGTGGATCAAAACGGTCGATTAATTGATTTCCGCGGAGAGGAGATTACTGTTAGATTGCACGTACGAAGACGATAACGTGAGATGCTCGTGCTGAATGAGCAAGAGCGAGACACAATTTGCAACAAGAAGATCACAACAATCAAAAAGACAGCAATCAAGAATATCCAATTGCttggtaaaaagaaacttactccATCAAACGTTGCATATTTGAGATCACTGGGATTCACCGTACAAAATTTCTGAGATGtctgatattctaaacattggaggtgacccgatctttgacgatagcattgtcaagattgaaactCACTCGTATAATCCATACGCTAACACTACGTTTGGACATAGTGATGAAATAAGGATACCTATACAACAACAGGATTTATACACATTGCCGTGCGAAAGTTTTCTCTATGTCGAAGGAAgattagtgaagaaaaaaaaaatgatgatgatgacgatgatgcatcagaaataaaacttggaaataattgtgtagcgttcatgtttgatgaaattcgatatgaaaTCAACGGTGTGGAAATTGATCGCAACAGAAACGTTGGAATCACTAGTACTCTAAAGAACTATGTATCtcttacgtttgacaaaggAATGATAATGCAGAATGCCGGATGGGACATGTCGTCCACTCTgtgggaaaattatttcaatttttgcgtgCCGCTAAATTTACTGCTGGGCTTTTGCGAGGATTACAAACGCATGGTTGTTAACGCACgccatgaattaattttgatacgagcgcgcaatgataacaattctATTGTGGCAACGAATAGAACGACGGAACCGGAAATTGAATTGTTCAAAGTACAGTGGCGAATGCCACATGTTACGTTAAATGAAGTCAATAAATTGTCCATACTACGAGCTTTGGAAAGCGGGCGATATCTAAGTATGAGTTTTCGTTCCTGGGATCTGTATGAGTACCCCTTGCTGCAGAGCACAACCAAACATTCGTGGACTGTTAAAACTGCAACACAATTAGAAAAGCCTCGATTCGTTATCTTTGCACTACAGACCGGTCGCAAGAATATCATGTCTCAAGATGCTACTATTTTTGACGATTGTAATTTGATCAATgtgaaactttatctcaacTCTGAATTTTATCCGTACGATGACTTGAATCTAGACTTTCGTAAATCTAGATACTCCATCCTGTTTGACATGTACCAACGTTTTCGTAAATCTTATTATGGACGTGATTGCTACGATACGCTGCTTAACGTGGTCACATTTCTGCAAAGAGGACCTTTTACAGTGATTGATTGCTCGCGGCAAAACGAGTCCATCAAAAGTGCTAGTGTGGACGTGCGCATTGAATTtgattgcaaagaaaatgtGCCAGCGAGCACTACCGCCTATTGCCTTATCTTACATGATCGTGTAATTGAATACTGTCCATTGTCTAacgttgtgcgcaaaatcatgtaaaatgcagcgttagcaaatatctttaataaa harbors:
- the LOC113005482 gene encoding uncharacterized protein LOC113005482, translating into MFDEIRYEINGVEIDRNRNVGITSTLKNYVSLTFDKGMIMQNAGWDMSSTLWENYFNFCVPLNLLLGFCEDYKRMVVNARHELILIRARNDNNSIVATNRTTEPEIELFKVQWRMPHVTLNEVNKLSILRALESGRYLSMSFRSWDLYEYPLLQSTTKHSWTVKTATQLEKPRFVIFALQTGRKNIMSQDATIFDDCNLINVKLYLNSEFYPYDDLNLDFRKSRYSILFDMYQRFRKSYYGRDCYDTLLNVVTFLQRGPFTVIDCSRQNESIKSASVDVRIEFDCKENVPASTTAYCLILHDRVIEYCPLSNVVRKIM